GCCGGCCGCGAGATGGGATCGACTCACCGGGGGGCGGCGAACCCGGCGCCGGGAGACGAGCAGCGGCGTCCCTGGATTACGGCGCCGGTTCTTCGTCAACCGCCGAGGCGAATCTCGTTTCGCTCCAGCGCTTCGCCGGCGCGCGGCGGCTCCCGCGGTCCCCATGCGCCGCAGGAAACCGAGAGCCGCCCGCGGGAGGCGGGACCATTTCACTGCGCCGCTTTTCGCCGGTCTTGCCGGCGCAGCTCGACGAGGCGCCGGAGCAATTCGTCGACGGAGCCCTGTTCCGGGACGTAGTATCCCGCCGCGGAATCGCGCCGACGTCCGACTCGGATCGCGAGGAGTCGTCCCGGTTCGTCCAGCGCGAACACGTCCTCGTCGGTCTCGTCGTCGCCGACGTAGATCATGCGGTCGCAGCCGAGCCGCTCGCGTTCGCTTTCCAGCGCGATCCCCTTATGAGGGGCGCCCGGCGGCAGCACGTTGACGACCTGTTTCCCGCCGATCACCCGCAGCTCTCCCAGCGTCTGAATCGCCCCGAGAATCGCGGCCTTCGCCTTCCTCCGGTGCCGGGACCGGCGGTAGTGGACCGCGATCGAATAGGCCTTGTCCTCGATCTCGAGCCCGGGGAAGAGCGCGAGCGCCTCGCGAAGCGCCGCGGCCCAGCGCCGGACCGTTCCGGCGACGCGTTCGCTTCCGCGCCAGGGTTCCAGCCCGTGGTTGCCCACGATGCCGGCGAGGGGAACGCTCCGCAGGCGCGCCCGCGCGTCGCTCCGCGCGCGGCCCGAGATGACGACGACCGGGTAGAGCCGAGCCGTCTCCTCGAGCAGCGCCCGCGTTTTCGCGCGCAGCGCCGCCCGGCGCGGGTCTCGCACGATCGGAGCCAGAGTGCCGTCGAAATCGAAGGCGAGCAGCGTGTTCGACCCGGCGAACTGCCCGAGGATCTCCCGCTGCGCCGGAGCGAGGATCTCCCGCATCAGGCGGATTCCACCGCCTCGGCGAGGTGATCGGTGAGACGGCCCGTCAGGCGGTCCCGGCTTCGCAGCCGCGAGGCGTCGACGAGCATCCGCCCCGCCCACCGGTACACGTTGAATTCCGAGATGAAGGAGCGCATCGCGCGCATGCGGTCGCGCTTCTCCTCCGGCGACATCTGGAGGGCGGCGCGCAGAGCCGAGCTCGCCTCGTCGATGTCGTACGGGTTGACGATCAGCGCCTCCGTCAGCTCGCGGGCCGCCCCGGTGAACTGGCTGAGCACGAGGACGCCGGATTCGTCCTCGCGCGCCGCGACGAACTCCTTGGCGACGAGGTTCATCCCGTCGTGGAGGCTGCTCACGTAGCAGACGTCGGCCGCGCGGTAGTAGCGAAAGACGGTCGGCGGCTCGTGATGCTCGCGCCGCAGCACGATCGGGCGGTAGCTCCCTTCCCCGAAACGCCGGTTGATCCGCGCGGTGAGCTCCTCGACCGTATCGTTCAGCGCGCGATAGCGCTCGATCGCCGTCCGGCTCGGCGCCGCGAGCTGGACGAACGTGAACCGGCCGCGGTACTCGGGGAAGCGCTCGAGGAGGCGCTCGACGGACAGGAGCCGCTCCTCCACTCCCTTCGTGTAGTCGAGGCGGTCGACGCCGACCCCGAGGAGGGCGCCGGGAGCGAGGCCGAGCTCCTCGAAGATCGAGGTCCGGCATTCCTCTACGGGCGGAGCCGTGGCGAGCCAGCGGACCGGCCATTCGAGCGCGATCGGATACGGCCGGACGAGCGTGCTCCGCCCGTGCTGCACGACCGCGTTCTGCTCCCGGTCGATCCGAGCTTCGAGGAACCGGTCGACCGAATCGAGGAGATTGTTGCAGTCGAACTGCGTGTGGAACCCGAGGATGTTCGCCCCGAGCATCCCTTCGAGGAGGTCCTGACGCCATGGGCAGATCCCGAAGCGCTGGGAGTTCGGCCAGGGGATGTGCCAGAACATGATGACGGTCGCGCGCGGCAGCCGTTCGCGGATCAGCCGCGGCACGAGCGCGAAGTGGTAGTCCTGCACGAAGACGATCGGGTCGTCGACGTCGACCTCGGCGCAGAGCGCGTCGACGAACTTCCGGTTGACCTCCTGGTACTGCTGCCAGTCCTCGCTCCGGAAGGTCGGCCGCGTGTCCGAGACGTGGCAGAGCGGCCAGAGTCCCTCGTTCGAGAAGCCGTAGTAGTAGCCCTTCTCCTCCTCGCGGGTGAGCGTCACGCGGCGGAGCACGTACGATTCCTCGCCCGGCGGGACGCGCAGCCGGCCGTCGAGGTCGGCCGACTCCCGGTCGGCCGAGCCGCTGCCGTGGGCGATCCACGTCCCGGAGCAGGCGCGCATCACCGGCTCGAGGGCCGTGACGAGTCCGCTCGCGGGATGCAGCACGGCGATCCTCCCGTCGGCCAGCCGCTCGTGGATGTAAGGCTCGCGGTTGGCGAGGATCACGACCTTCTCGCCGTGGAGATAGCGGGTGAGCGTGTGCGCCAGACGCTGCGCCGTCCACGCGCCTCCCTCGCGGTCCAGGTCCTTCTCCGCCACGATGCGTTCCACGAGGTCGCGCACGTCGCCGAGGAGCGGGCGGAACTCCGCGCGCCGGCTCCGGCCGCTTCCCTGGAGCAACCCCCGGAGCTCGTCGCTCCAGCCGCGCCACGACAGCCTCGCGGCGACGAGGGTCACGCCCGAGGCGGCGAGCGCGAGGAATCCGAAGGCGACGAAAATGAATCGCTGCGTCTTGGCTTCCCGGCGCTCGACGAAGGTCAGATCGTGCACGAGCACGACGAACCCGAGCGGCTTCACGCCGTCGGCGACGGGGATCGCGTTGACGTACACGTTCCCTCCCGGGAGGGACTCGATCGTCTTCCATGGCCGCCAGCCGAGCTCGGAGCCTTTCCCCGAGCTCCGCATGTGCGCGCCGATCGCCGCGCACGTGAAGCGTTCCGGGAAATCCTTGGTCCGGGTCAGCATGCGGAGGTCGTCCGAGCACGCGGCGGCGGCCATGATCCGCTCGTCGCGAGTGATCTCGGAGAGCAGGTCGCTGAGTTTCGTCCGCCGCGGCTCGTTCCAGTGCGACACGAGAGACTGCCGGGCGCCGCTCACGACGAGTCGCGCTCGCAGGTCCACGTCCTTGTCGAACCATTCCCGAGCCGTCCGCTCGACGACCCGCGAGGCCAGCCAGGTCAGGAAGCCGAGTCCGAGGACCAGCGCAACGACGAACCGGGTGACGCGGCGCATCGGGTCATTTGATCACAGGATAGTTTGATTCGAAAATACAATTTGTTAGGCTGGCCGGGATGCGCCTCGAGGATCTCGGGCTGATTGGGAACTGTCAGATCTCCGCCCTCGTTCACCGTTCCGGGTCGATCGTCTGGTGCTGTCTCCCGCGATTCGACTCCGAGCCGGTTTTTTCGACGCTCCTCGACGCGAACGAAGGGGGCCATTTCGCCGTCGCCCCGGCCGACGGGACCCCGGGAACGCAGCGATACGTCGAGAACACGAACGTGCTCGAGACGACGTTCCGGACCGCCGACGGAGCTTTCCGCGTCCTCGATTTCGCTCCGCGGTTCCACCTCCACGGCCGCATGTTCCGCCCGACTCAGATCTTCCGGATTCTCGAGCCGATCGAGGGCGCACCGCGCGTCTCGGTCGCGTGCGAGCCGCGGCTGGGATGGTCGAAGAAAGCGCCATTCGTGCTCGAAGGCTCGCACCACATCGATTTCGGCGGCTTCGCGCGCCCCGTGCGGTTGACGACCGACATTCCGCTCGCCTACGTCGGTCACCGGCCGTTCGCCCTCACGGAACGCCGGC
This sequence is a window from Thermoanaerobaculia bacterium. Protein-coding genes within it:
- the otsB gene encoding trehalose-phosphatase, giving the protein MREILAPAQREILGQFAGSNTLLAFDFDGTLAPIVRDPRRAALRAKTRALLEETARLYPVVVISGRARSDARARLRSVPLAGIVGNHGLEPWRGSERVAGTVRRWAAALREALALFPGLEIEDKAYSIAVHYRRSRHRRKAKAAILGAIQTLGELRVIGGKQVVNVLPPGAPHKGIALESERERLGCDRMIYVGDDETDEDVFALDEPGRLLAIRVGRRRDSAAGYYVPEQGSVDELLRRLVELRRQDRRKAAQ
- a CDS encoding trehalose-6-phosphate synthase → MRRVTRFVVALVLGLGFLTWLASRVVERTAREWFDKDVDLRARLVVSGARQSLVSHWNEPRRTKLSDLLSEITRDERIMAAAACSDDLRMLTRTKDFPERFTCAAIGAHMRSSGKGSELGWRPWKTIESLPGGNVYVNAIPVADGVKPLGFVVLVHDLTFVERREAKTQRFIFVAFGFLALAASGVTLVAARLSWRGWSDELRGLLQGSGRSRRAEFRPLLGDVRDLVERIVAEKDLDREGGAWTAQRLAHTLTRYLHGEKVVILANREPYIHERLADGRIAVLHPASGLVTALEPVMRACSGTWIAHGSGSADRESADLDGRLRVPPGEESYVLRRVTLTREEEKGYYYGFSNEGLWPLCHVSDTRPTFRSEDWQQYQEVNRKFVDALCAEVDVDDPIVFVQDYHFALVPRLIRERLPRATVIMFWHIPWPNSQRFGICPWRQDLLEGMLGANILGFHTQFDCNNLLDSVDRFLEARIDREQNAVVQHGRSTLVRPYPIALEWPVRWLATAPPVEECRTSIFEELGLAPGALLGVGVDRLDYTKGVEERLLSVERLLERFPEYRGRFTFVQLAAPSRTAIERYRALNDTVEELTARINRRFGEGSYRPIVLRREHHEPPTVFRYYRAADVCYVSSLHDGMNLVAKEFVAAREDESGVLVLSQFTGAARELTEALIVNPYDIDEASSALRAALQMSPEEKRDRMRAMRSFISEFNVYRWAGRMLVDASRLRSRDRLTGRLTDHLAEAVESA